One Pseudomonas sp. B21_DOA genomic window, TTGTGGCCGCTGATGAACAAGTTCTACCGCAGCCACCAATCGTCGATGAAAGCCGTGCGCGAGGCGCAGCTGTGGGTCGCAAGGCGCGGCGAGATTGTAGCGGCGCTGTGCCTGCGTCCGGTATCGGGCGGACATTGGCTGACGGGGTTGTTTGTCGATCCGCAGTGTCGTGAGCAGGGCGTCGCTGCGCAGTTGATGGCCGCGGCGGTTGCTCAGGTGAACGAGCCGGTGTGGCTGTTCTGCCATCCGGATCTGCGCGGGTTTTATGAGCGGCGCGGCTTCAGCTTCGACCCCGCGTTGCCGCAGGCAATGGCCGAGCGGTTGAGCCGGTATGCGCGGAGCAAGCCGATGATTGCGATGGGGCTCAATCCTGCAGCCTGACGCAATTCTCTGTGGGAGCGAGCCTGCTCGCGAATACGGTGTGTCAGCGCCGAATCTGGTTCTGATACTCCGCATTCGCGAGCAGGCTCGCTCCCACAGGGATTGATGGTGTTCTGACAATCAGTCGTCAGCGTTGGGATCAAGGTCCGGGAACAGCACTTCGGTAAAGCCGAACTTGCTGAAATCGGTAATTCGCGACGGGTACAGCCGACCGATCAGGTGATCGCATTCATGCTGCACCACTCGCGCATGAAACCCCGAGGCCACGCGCACGATCGGCTCGCCCTTCGGATCGAAGCCTTCGTAGCGAATCTGCTGATAGCGATCCACCGCGCCGCGCAGGCCCGGCACCGACAGGCAGCCTTCGAAGCCCTCTTCCATCAACGGATTCAACGGCGTGATCAGCGGATTGATCAGGATCGTCTGCGGCACTGCTTCAGCGTCCGGGTAACGCTCACTGTGCTCGAAGCCGAAGATCACCAGTTGCAGGTCGACGCCGATCTGCGGCGCCGCCAAGCCTACACCGCCGACGCTTTCCATGGTCTGGAACATGTCGTCGATCAGTTGCCAAAGCTCGGCGCTGTTGACCATTTCCGGTGGTACCGGCGGGGCGATGCGCAGCAGGCGCTCATCACCCATTTTCAGAATTTCACGAATCATGGTCGCGCTTCATCAGTGTCCGGCTTGAGCGAATGATCGCGGCCCAGGCCCGAGACGTGTTGTTTGGTGGATTCGTCGGGCTCGCCAGGGGCTTTTTCGCCCTTGTCCTTGCCTTCGGCGGACATGTGCTCGATCACCGCATTCATTTCCGCGCCGAGCAACAGCACCGCGGCGGAGATATAGAAATACAGCAAGAGCACGATGATCGCCCCGATGCTGCCATACATCGCGTTGTAGTTGGCGAAGGTTTTCACGTAGAAGGCAAACCCCAGTGAAGCGAGGATCCACACCACTACCGCCAGCACCGAACCTGGCGTGATGAAGCGGAAGTCCTGTTTGACGTCGGGCATTACGTAATAGATCAGCGCCACCGCGACCATCATCAGAATCACGATCACCGGCCAGCGCGCAATCGTCCACACCGTGACGATGAAGTCTTCCAGCCCCACTTGTGCGGCAATCCAGCCCATCACCTGCGGCCCGAGCACCATCAGCGCGGCGGCAATCAGCAGCATGCCGGCGATGCCGACTGTATAGACGATCGACAAAGGGAAACGCTTCCAGATCGGCCGGCCTTCGACCACGTCGTAAGCGGCGTTCATTGCGCTCATCATCAGGCGCACGCCGGCGGATGCGGTGTACAGGGCGATCACGATACCGATGGACAGCAGGCCACCCTTGGATTGCTGTAACTGGTCGATCACCGGGTTGACCTGTTCCAGCGCCTGCGGCGGCAGGACCAGTTCGGATTGCAGGCGCAGCCAGGAGAAAAAGTCCGGCAGGTGCAGGAAACCGATCAGGGCGATCAGGAAGAGAATGAACGGAAACAGCGAGAACAGCATCTGGTAGGCCAGTGCCGAGGCGTAGGTCGACATTTCGTCATCGACGAACTCAGTGACCGTGCGCACCATCACCCGGTGCAGGGGCAGACCTTTCATGTCCGGAAATATCATTCGCGTCTCCTTGCGCCGCAAAAGGTTGAAGTCGTGGCGACTCAGGGGCCGTTATTAACCTCAAGGTAGCCTGTTTGACGAGCCTTTGGCGGATGACCGCAGGGTTCTGATACAGAAACGGCCATCCTTGGATGGCCGCTCGTGTGATTCGTTCAAGGCTCGCTTACGCCTTGTCGACGCCCTTTTTCACAGCGTCCTTGGCGTTGCCGACCGCTTGCTGGGCTTCGCCTTTTTTCTCTTGAACCTTGCCTTCCGCACGCATCTTGTCGTTGTCAGTAGCTTTGCCGACGCCTTGCTTGATATTGCCGACGGCTTCGTTGGCCATGCCTTTTACTTTATCGCCTGTGCTACTCATGGTGTTTCTCCGTGAAGCATAAAGGGAAGAAAAGTCATTACGTAACGATTGACCGGTTCGCTTTGCGCCAAGTTTCATTTATTTTCCCGGCATTTCGTCGTGGCACGCAGGTTGCGCTTTATGTTTGCCGG contains:
- a CDS encoding GNAT family N-acetyltransferase; its protein translation is MSDIHYSQLDESLWPLMNKFYRSHQSSMKAVREAQLWVARRGEIVAALCLRPVSGGHWLTGLFVDPQCREQGVAAQLMAAAVAQVNEPVWLFCHPDLRGFYERRGFSFDPALPQAMAERLSRYARSKPMIAMGLNPAA
- a CDS encoding CsbD family protein; its protein translation is MSSTGDKVKGMANEAVGNIKQGVGKATDNDKMRAEGKVQEKKGEAQQAVGNAKDAVKKGVDKA
- the def gene encoding peptide deformylase — its product is MIREILKMGDERLLRIAPPVPPEMVNSAELWQLIDDMFQTMESVGGVGLAAPQIGVDLQLVIFGFEHSERYPDAEAVPQTILINPLITPLNPLMEEGFEGCLSVPGLRGAVDRYQQIRYEGFDPKGEPIVRVASGFHARVVQHECDHLIGRLYPSRITDFSKFGFTEVLFPDLDPNADD
- a CDS encoding YihY/virulence factor BrkB family protein, which produces MIFPDMKGLPLHRVMVRTVTEFVDDEMSTYASALAYQMLFSLFPFILFLIALIGFLHLPDFFSWLRLQSELVLPPQALEQVNPVIDQLQQSKGGLLSIGIVIALYTASAGVRLMMSAMNAAYDVVEGRPIWKRFPLSIVYTVGIAGMLLIAAALMVLGPQVMGWIAAQVGLEDFIVTVWTIARWPVIVILMMVAVALIYYVMPDVKQDFRFITPGSVLAVVVWILASLGFAFYVKTFANYNAMYGSIGAIIVLLLYFYISAAVLLLGAEMNAVIEHMSAEGKDKGEKAPGEPDESTKQHVSGLGRDHSLKPDTDEARP